A single Balaenoptera ricei isolate mBalRic1 chromosome 13, mBalRic1.hap2, whole genome shotgun sequence DNA region contains:
- the CCT4 gene encoding T-complex protein 1 subunit delta, which produces MPENVAPRSGPPAGVAGGRGKSAYQDRDKPAQIRFSNISAAKAVADAIRTSLGPKGMDKMIQDGKGDVTITNDGATILKQMQVLHPAARMLVELSKAQDIEAGDGTTSVVIIAGSLLDSCTKLLQKGIHPTIISESFQKALEKGTEILTDMSRPVELSDRETLLNSAATSLNSKVVSQYSSLLSPMTVNAVMKVIDPATATSVDLRDVKIVKKLGGTIDDCELVEGLVLTQKVANSGITRVEKAKIGLIQFCLSAPKTDMDNQIVVSDYVQMDRVLREERAYILNLVKQIKKTGCNVLLIQKSILRDALSDLALHFLNKMKIMVVKDIEREDIEFICKTIGTKPVAHVDQFTADMLGSAELAEEVSLNGSGKLIKITGCASPGKTVTIVVRGSNKLVIEEAERSIHDALCVIRCLVKKRALIAGGGAPEIELALRLTEYSRTLSGMESYCVRAFADAMEVIPSTLAENAGLNPISTVTELRNRHAQGEKTTGINVRKGGISNILEELVVQPLLVSVSALTLATETVRSILKIDDVVNSR; this is translated from the exons ATGCCGGAGAACGTAGCCCCCCGGAGCGGGCCGCCCGCCGGGGTTGCCGGCGGCCGCGGGAAGAGTGCCTATCAGGACCGCGATAAGCCGGCCCAGATCCGCTTCAGCAACATCTCCGCGGCCAAAG CCGTTGCTGATGCTATTAGAACAAGCCTTGGACCGAAAGGAATGGATAAAATG ATTCAAGATGGAAAAGGTGATGTGACCATTACAAATGATGGTGCCACCATTCTGAAACAAATGCAGGTGTTACATCCAGCAGCCAGAATG CTGGTGGAGCTATCTAAGGCTCAGGATATAGAAGCGGGAGATGGCACGACATCAGTGGTCATTATTGCTGGCTCTCTCTTAGATTCCTGTACCAAGCTTCTTCAGAAAG GGATTCATCCCACCATCATTTCTGAGTCATTCCAGAAGGCTTTGGAAAAGGGTACTGAAATCTTGACTGACATGTCTCGACCTGTGGAACTGAGTGACAGAGAAACTTTGTTAAATAGTGCAGCCACTTCATTGAACTCAAAG GTTGTCTCTCAATAttcaagtctcctttctccaatGACTGTAAATGCAGTGATGAAAGTGATTGACCCAGCCACAGCTACTAGTGTAGACCTTAGAGATGTTAAAATAGTTAAGAAACTTGG tggGACAATTGATGACTGTGAGTTGGTGGAAGGTCTGGTTCTTACTCAAAAGGTGGCAAATTCTGGCATAACCAGGGTTGAAAAGGCTAAGATTGGGCTTATTCAGTTCTGCTTATCTGCTCCCAAAACAGAT ATGGACAATCAAATAGTAGTTTCTGACTACGTCCAGATGGACCGAGTGCTACGAGAGGAGAGAGCCTATATTCTAAATTTAGTGaagcaaattaagaaaacaggATGTAATGTTCTTCTCATACAGAAGTCTATTCTAAG AGATGCTCTTAGTGATCTTGCATTACATTTCCTGAACAAAATGAAGATTATGGTGGTTAAGGATATTGAAAGAGAAGACATTGAATTCATTTGTAAG ACTATTGGAACCAAACCAGTTGCTCATGTTGACCAGTTCACTGCTGACATGCTGGGATCCGCTGAGTTAGCTGAGGAGGTCAGCTTAAATGGTTCTGGCAAACTGATCAAG ATTACAGGCTGTGCAAGCCCTGGAAAAACAGTTACAATCGTTGTTCGTGGTTCTAACAAATTGGTGATTGAAGAAGCTGAACGTTCCATTCATGATGCCCTATGTGTTATTCGCTGTTTGGTGAAGAAGAG gGCTCTTATTGCAGGAGGTGGTGCTCCAGAAATAGAGTTGGCCCTGCGATTAACTGAATACTCAAGAACATTGAGTGGTATGGAATCCTACTGCGTTCGTGCTTTTGCAGATGCTATGGAGGTCATTCCATCTACACTAGCTGAAAATGCTGGCCTGAATCCCATTTCTACAGTAACAGAACTAAGAAACAGGCATGCCCAAGGAGAAAAAACTACAGGCATTAATGTCCGAAAG GGTGGTATTTCCAACATACTGGAGGAACTGGTTGTCCAGCCTCTGTTGGTTTCAGTCAGTGCACTGACTCTAGCAACTGAAACTGTCCGGAGCATTCTGAAAATTGATGATGTG gtAAACAGTCGGTAA